The Paludisphaera borealis genome contains a region encoding:
- a CDS encoding FHA domain-containing protein, whose protein sequence is MPEPLQLAVEAEGMQETGVRLLHQPFALIGRDQRADVPLDHRLVSRRHVYLQVVEGHVFWVDLESRLGTLGSGRPRKFGWLDVDETMRIGPYEIRRLVGGRPIHHDAAHHPLPDAVPLVAKSYGPSPWPEVALEFLNGPSRSAVWPMNRVMSLVGSASGCKFRLADPSVSPFHCSLLRTSVGLWLIDLLGSDGVAVNNASVRYALLADGDLLKIGRYRIRVRSRFFDDESRSDHPGAITASPHRPSSHVLSLREPSAAHAAPADAVEFPALGRPSTAISPLSFGPQIARAELVPTAGTGFYPAGSEKAEVEAAVLVPLMNQFGMMQQQMLDQFQNAMGMLVEMFGSLQREQMDLIRQELDQLREVTREFQEVKLELAAYTRDRAQAEAAAEAAAAAVPSALTAKVKPLVAQPQEVRTPAAASSAPAPTASPSPGRSPAASLASATSPLDASPSAATSAMTSPASIPKKRPGEGSGVDNERDVMLWLNQRVVTLQNERETRWQKILKLLPGAS, encoded by the coding sequence ATGCCCGAGCCTCTCCAACTCGCCGTCGAGGCGGAGGGGATGCAGGAGACTGGCGTGCGGCTTTTGCATCAGCCCTTCGCCCTGATCGGCCGCGACCAGCGAGCCGACGTGCCGCTCGACCACCGACTGGTGAGCCGTCGTCACGTTTATCTTCAGGTCGTCGAAGGGCATGTATTCTGGGTCGACCTGGAAAGCCGGCTCGGAACCTTGGGCTCGGGACGACCTCGAAAGTTCGGCTGGCTCGACGTCGACGAGACGATGCGGATCGGCCCCTACGAGATTCGACGCCTCGTCGGCGGACGTCCGATCCACCACGACGCCGCGCACCACCCCTTGCCCGACGCGGTTCCGCTGGTGGCGAAATCGTACGGGCCGTCGCCCTGGCCCGAGGTGGCCCTCGAGTTCCTCAACGGCCCCTCCCGGTCCGCCGTCTGGCCGATGAATCGGGTCATGTCGCTGGTCGGATCGGCCAGCGGCTGCAAGTTCCGGCTCGCCGATCCCAGCGTCTCGCCCTTCCATTGCAGCCTGCTGCGGACGTCGGTGGGACTCTGGCTCATCGATCTCCTCGGCAGCGACGGCGTCGCGGTTAACAATGCCTCGGTGCGCTACGCGCTCCTGGCCGACGGCGACCTGCTCAAGATCGGCCGGTATCGGATTCGCGTCCGGAGCCGCTTCTTCGACGACGAATCTCGCTCTGATCACCCTGGCGCGATCACGGCTTCTCCTCACCGACCTTCCAGCCACGTTCTTTCCCTCCGCGAGCCCTCGGCCGCCCATGCGGCGCCAGCCGACGCCGTGGAGTTTCCTGCGCTGGGGAGGCCCTCGACTGCGATCTCGCCGCTTTCCTTCGGGCCGCAGATCGCCCGAGCCGAGTTGGTGCCCACGGCTGGCACCGGCTTCTATCCGGCCGGAAGCGAGAAGGCGGAGGTTGAAGCGGCGGTGCTGGTCCCCCTGATGAACCAGTTCGGGATGATGCAGCAGCAGATGCTCGACCAGTTCCAGAACGCGATGGGGATGCTCGTGGAGATGTTCGGCTCGCTCCAGCGCGAGCAGATGGACCTGATCCGCCAGGAGCTCGATCAGCTTCGGGAGGTGACCCGCGAGTTCCAGGAGGTCAAGCTCGAACTGGCGGCCTACACGCGGGATCGAGCCCAGGCGGAGGCTGCGGCTGAGGCGGCCGCCGCCGCTGTCCCCTCGGCCCTGACGGCGAAGGTGAAACCGCTTGTTGCCCAGCCCCAGGAGGTGAGGACGCCCGCCGCCGCGTCGAGCGCGCCCGCTCCAACCGCGTCTCCAAGTCCGGGTCGGTCACCCGCCGCCTCGCTGGCTTCGGCGACTTCGCCCTTGGACGCCTCTCCCTCGGCTGCGACGTCGGCCATGACCTCGCCCGCCAGCATTCCCAAGAAGCGGCCCGGGGAGGGGTCAGGGGTCGACAACGAGCGCGACGTCATGCTCTGGCTCAACCAGCGGGTCGTCACGCTTCAGAACGAGCGCGAGACCCGCTGGCAAAAGATTCTGAAACTGCTCCCCGGCGCCTCCTGA
- a CDS encoding sugar transferase, with the protein MITQDELPLQASLSLRPAWLTVEAFQFAVKRTIDVAGALIGLLFLAPVMLAVALLIHLKMPGPIFFRQLRRGHRGRLFWVIKFRTMVVDAEQKLDALETANESHGGVLFKMENDPRVTPLGRFLRRSSLDELPQLINILRGEMSVVGPRPLQIRDSELLQSLNPEAYRRRLQVLPGLTGPWQVGGRSSVDYSRMIELDLDYVENWSLGRDLWIILRTFVVVIVGRGAC; encoded by the coding sequence ATGATCACTCAGGATGAGCTCCCGTTGCAGGCTTCACTCTCGCTTCGGCCAGCTTGGCTCACGGTCGAGGCGTTCCAGTTCGCCGTGAAGCGAACGATCGACGTCGCCGGAGCCTTGATCGGGCTTCTCTTCCTGGCGCCGGTGATGCTCGCCGTCGCCCTCTTGATCCACCTGAAAATGCCCGGCCCGATCTTTTTCCGCCAGCTCAGGCGGGGCCATCGGGGGCGGCTCTTCTGGGTGATCAAGTTCCGGACCATGGTCGTCGACGCCGAGCAGAAGCTCGACGCGCTGGAAACCGCCAACGAATCGCACGGCGGCGTCCTCTTCAAAATGGAAAACGACCCGCGGGTCACCCCCTTGGGGCGCTTCCTGCGACGCTCGAGCCTTGACGAACTGCCGCAGTTGATCAACATCCTCCGCGGTGAAATGAGCGTGGTCGGCCCGCGCCCCCTCCAGATTCGCGACAGCGAGCTGCTTCAATCCTTGAATCCCGAGGCCTACCGCCGTCGCTTGCAGGTCCTGCCCGGTCTGACCGGACCGTGGCAAGTCGGCGGGCGCAGCTCCGTCGACTACTCCCGGATGATCGAACTCGACCTGGATTACGTCGAGAACTGGTCGCTGGGTCGGGACCTCTGGATCATCCTGCGGACCTTCGTGGTGGTGATCGTCGGCCGGGGTGCCTGCTGA